A genomic stretch from Nocardia wallacei includes:
- a CDS encoding ABC transporter permease has protein sequence MSTAAAIAHQPSLGTRVSMVVSDSLTITKRNVIKIKRVPDVLIFSTLSPIMFVLLFAYIFGTAIEVPGLSGGYREFLIAGIFAQTSVFGATFTGLSLAEDMQKGIIDRFRSLPMASVAVLIGRTAADVVINVVSLVVMSLTGLIVGWRIRGSLLDAVLAYVLLLLFAYAISWIMAVVGLIVRAPEVFNNASFMVIFPLTFLANTFVPLNKLPGPLQVFAEWNPVSAVTEATRQLFGNTSPAVPTPDAWPMQHPVLTTLIWVVAILVVFVPLAVRQFKRSVSR, from the coding sequence ATGAGCACGGCCGCGGCGATCGCCCATCAGCCCTCGCTCGGCACGCGCGTGTCGATGGTGGTCAGCGACAGCCTGACGATCACCAAACGCAATGTCATCAAGATCAAGCGAGTACCCGACGTCCTGATCTTCTCGACGCTGTCGCCGATCATGTTCGTTCTACTGTTCGCCTACATCTTCGGCACGGCGATCGAGGTGCCGGGGTTGTCGGGCGGCTACCGGGAGTTCCTGATCGCGGGCATCTTCGCGCAGACCTCGGTTTTCGGCGCGACGTTCACGGGCTTGAGCCTGGCCGAGGATATGCAGAAGGGCATCATCGACCGGTTCCGATCGCTGCCGATGGCCTCGGTCGCCGTGCTGATCGGGCGCACGGCAGCCGATGTCGTGATCAATGTGGTGAGCCTGGTCGTGATGTCGCTGACCGGCCTCATCGTCGGCTGGCGGATCCGCGGGTCGCTGCTGGACGCGGTCCTGGCCTATGTGCTGCTGTTGTTGTTCGCCTACGCGATCTCGTGGATCATGGCCGTGGTCGGCCTGATCGTGCGGGCTCCCGAGGTGTTCAACAACGCCAGCTTCATGGTGATCTTCCCGCTGACCTTCCTCGCCAACACCTTTGTGCCGCTGAACAAGCTGCCCGGGCCGCTGCAGGTGTTCGCCGAATGGAATCCCGTGTCGGCGGTCACCGAGGCCACCCGTCAGCTGTTCGGCAACACCAGCCCCGCGGTGCCGACACCGGATGCCTGGCCGATGCAGCATCCGGTGCTGACCACGCTGATCTGGGTGGTGGCCATCCTGGTGGTGTTCGTGCCGCTGGCGGTGCGGCAGTTCAAGCGCTCGGTCAGCCGTTGA
- a CDS encoding VOC family protein: MTTATTTWPTGLGVAQVRVARPTDRLDRIEEFYTQVIGLPVLYRFEQHAGYDGVMLGLPGTAYHLEFTTHADGSPCPAPTRDNLLVLYFHGDAKMYEVVERLAAAGHEPVEAENPYWAGVGALTFEDPDGWRVVLVPRPVF; encoded by the coding sequence ATGACAACCGCGACGACGACATGGCCGACCGGACTCGGCGTGGCCCAGGTGCGGGTGGCCCGGCCCACCGACCGGCTCGACCGGATCGAGGAGTTCTACACGCAGGTCATCGGGCTGCCGGTGCTCTATCGATTCGAGCAGCACGCCGGATACGACGGCGTGATGCTCGGGCTGCCCGGCACGGCCTATCACCTGGAATTCACCACGCACGCCGACGGCAGCCCGTGCCCGGCACCGACCAGGGACAATCTCCTCGTCCTCTACTTCCACGGCGACGCCAAGATGTACGAGGTGGTCGAGCGGCTGGCCGCGGCCGGGCACGAGCCGGTCGAGGCGGAGAACCCGTACTGGGCCGGCGTCGGCGCGCTCACCTTCGAGGATCCGGACGGCTGGCGGGTGGTCCTGGTGCCGCGTCCGGTCTTCTAG
- the sigJ gene encoding RNA polymerase sigma factor SigJ, with translation MSVEFEQHRPELFAAAYRMLGSRTEAEDVVQEAWLRWHGVDHDTVMRPRAYLFRLVSRLAIDQLRSAKARRETYIGPWLPEPLLTGPDADAERAESVSMALLVVLEALDPAERVVFVLHEVFGFEHAEIAEVLGRTERATRQLGYRARRHVDARRPRHRPSPHAHRELTERFLTAAAGGDLTALTRLLAPDVVFCADADGRSETPRTPLRGLTTVAGYLCSVTWAWPVPLDRHLTEVNGGPGAVLRTGTDPYAVVSLDIDADNRIRTVRLVLNPDKLTAVR, from the coding sequence ATGAGCGTGGAATTCGAACAGCACCGGCCGGAACTGTTCGCGGCGGCATATCGCATGCTCGGCAGCCGCACCGAGGCCGAGGACGTGGTGCAGGAGGCCTGGCTGCGGTGGCACGGGGTCGACCACGACACCGTGATGCGGCCGCGGGCCTACCTGTTCCGGCTGGTCTCGCGCCTGGCCATCGATCAGTTGCGCAGCGCGAAGGCCCGGCGGGAGACCTACATCGGCCCGTGGCTGCCCGAGCCGCTGCTCACCGGCCCCGACGCGGATGCCGAACGCGCCGAATCGGTTTCGATGGCGCTGCTGGTGGTGCTGGAGGCGCTGGATCCCGCCGAACGCGTCGTCTTCGTGCTGCACGAGGTGTTCGGATTCGAGCACGCCGAGATCGCCGAGGTGCTCGGGCGCACCGAACGCGCCACCCGCCAGCTCGGCTACCGGGCCCGGCGGCACGTCGATGCCCGGCGGCCGCGGCACCGGCCCAGCCCGCACGCGCACCGCGAACTGACCGAACGCTTCCTCACCGCCGCGGCCGGCGGCGACCTCACCGCGCTCACCCGCCTGCTCGCCCCGGATGTGGTCTTCTGCGCCGACGCCGACGGCCGTTCCGAGACGCCACGGACACCGCTGCGCGGCCTGACCACGGTCGCCGGTTACCTGTGCTCGGTCACCTGGGCCTGGCCCGTTCCGCTCGACCGCCACCTCACCGAGGTCAACGGCGGTCCCGGTGCGGTGCTGCGGACGGGGACCGACCCGTACGCCGTGGTGTCGCTGGACATCGATGCGGACAACCGGATCCGGACGGTCCGGCTGGTCCTCAATCCCGACAAGCTGACCGCCGTGCGCTGA
- a CDS encoding deaminase has product MTSHFAEPGTEGRKSHRFWMHHAIGLARLCPPSPTAFSVGAVVVGADGVELAHGYSRETDPKVHAEESALNKLGADPRLRQATLYSTLEPCSRRASADRLPCTDRILAAGLARVVIAWREPATFVDDCVGVEKLRDHGVEVIELPDLADEARSMNRHLDLT; this is encoded by the coding sequence GTGACTTCGCATTTCGCGGAGCCGGGCACGGAAGGGCGCAAGTCCCACCGGTTCTGGATGCACCACGCGATCGGGCTGGCTCGGCTCTGCCCGCCGAGTCCGACCGCCTTCTCGGTCGGTGCGGTCGTCGTCGGCGCGGACGGAGTCGAACTGGCGCACGGCTATTCGCGCGAGACCGACCCCAAGGTGCACGCCGAGGAATCGGCCCTGAACAAGCTGGGCGCCGACCCGCGACTGCGACAGGCCACCCTCTACAGCACCCTCGAGCCGTGCTCGCGGCGCGCCTCGGCCGACCGCCTCCCGTGCACCGACCGCATCCTGGCGGCGGGCCTCGCGCGGGTCGTCATCGCCTGGCGCGAACCCGCCACCTTCGTCGACGACTGCGTGGGTGTGGAAAAACTCCGCGACCACGGTGTCGAGGTGATCGAACTCCCCGACCTGGCCGACGAGGCCAGATCGATGAACCGCCACCTCGACCTCACCTGA
- a CDS encoding ATP-binding cassette domain-containing protein, with protein sequence MPDAIIAEGLVKTYGRLTALDGLDLTVPEGTVTALLGPNGAGKTTTVRVLTTLLIPDSGRATVAGIDVLREPQRLRAHIGASGQYAAVDEYLTGFENLEMVGRLYHMGVQRSKDRARELLERFRLSDAADRPVKGYSGGMRRRLDLAGALVANPPVLFLDEPTTGLDPRARLDLWDVIEELVAGGTTLLLTTQYMEEADRLADAIAVIDHGQVIARGTADELKTMVGGDRIELTVDHADSLAVAQQALAALAVGEIHLEPGLRRITVPVSEGSQALVDAIGRLAEHQVQIHDVGLRRPSLDDVFLTLTGHEAEEMISENGHADGKGAAERVDATKGQQR encoded by the coding sequence ATGCCCGACGCCATCATCGCCGAGGGTCTGGTCAAGACATACGGGCGTCTGACCGCCCTCGACGGACTCGATCTCACGGTACCCGAAGGTACGGTCACCGCCCTGCTGGGTCCCAACGGCGCCGGCAAGACGACGACGGTCCGGGTACTCACCACCCTGCTCATCCCCGACTCCGGCCGTGCCACCGTGGCCGGTATCGACGTACTGCGCGAGCCGCAGCGGCTGCGCGCGCACATCGGCGCCTCCGGCCAGTACGCGGCGGTCGACGAGTATCTCACCGGCTTCGAGAATCTGGAGATGGTCGGGCGGCTGTACCACATGGGCGTGCAGCGCAGTAAGGACCGCGCCCGTGAGCTGCTGGAGCGTTTCCGCCTCAGCGACGCCGCCGACCGGCCCGTGAAGGGCTACTCCGGCGGCATGCGCCGCCGCCTCGACCTCGCGGGCGCGCTGGTCGCCAATCCACCCGTGCTGTTTCTGGACGAGCCGACCACGGGCCTGGACCCGCGCGCCCGCCTGGATCTGTGGGATGTCATCGAGGAACTGGTGGCCGGCGGCACCACGCTGCTGCTGACCACGCAGTACATGGAGGAGGCCGACCGGCTGGCCGACGCCATCGCGGTCATCGACCACGGCCAGGTCATCGCCCGCGGCACCGCCGACGAACTCAAGACCATGGTCGGCGGCGACCGCATCGAACTGACCGTCGACCACGCCGACAGCCTCGCGGTCGCACAGCAGGCCCTCGCCGCGCTGGCGGTCGGGGAGATCCATCTCGAGCCCGGGCTGCGGCGCATCACCGTGCCCGTCAGCGAGGGGTCACAGGCCCTGGTCGACGCGATTGGGCGGTTGGCCGAGCATCAGGTCCAGATTCACGACGTGGGCCTGCGCCGTCCCTCGCTCGACGACGTGTTCCTCACCCTCACCGGCCACGAGGCCGAAGAAATGATCAGCGAGAACGGCCACGCCGACGGCAAGGGCGCCGCGGAGCGAGTCGACGCGACGAAAGGACAGCAGCGATGA
- the crgA gene encoding cell division protein CrgA — translation MPKSKVRRKKTDYTINPASRTPVKVKGGPSPVWYVCIMLGFMLAGLVWLLVYYLANDKIEWMANLNAWNFLIGFGLMVIGLIMTMRWR, via the coding sequence ATGCCCAAGTCGAAGGTCCGCCGCAAGAAGACCGACTACACGATCAACCCCGCCAGCCGTACTCCGGTGAAGGTGAAGGGCGGCCCGTCACCGGTCTGGTATGTCTGCATCATGCTCGGTTTCATGCTGGCCGGGCTGGTGTGGCTGCTGGTGTATTACCTGGCCAACGACAAGATCGAGTGGATGGCCAACCTCAACGCCTGGAACTTCCTGATCGGCTTCGGCCTCATGGTGATCGGCTTGATCATGACGATGCGGTGGCGCTGA
- a CDS encoding RibD family protein: MSARPYVLLSVAVSIDGYLDDASPDRLLLSNPEDFDRVDAVRADCDAILVGAETLRRDNPRLLVGSDTRRAHRIAAGKPEFPVKIVVTATGELDPELRFFHTGGDKLVYTTDRGAARSAGPLAGLAEVVSLGASVDFGALLEDLGRRGVGRLMVEGGGHIHTAFLATDLADELLMAVAPVLVGDSAAPRFLRPADFPGGPRRRMELADVARVGDVALLRYLPKQRAAPGTPQ; encoded by the coding sequence ATGAGCGCCCGGCCGTATGTGCTGCTGTCGGTGGCGGTGAGCATCGATGGCTACCTCGACGACGCGAGCCCCGACCGGCTGCTGCTGTCCAATCCCGAGGATTTCGATCGGGTCGACGCGGTGCGCGCCGACTGCGACGCGATTCTGGTCGGCGCCGAAACCCTGCGCCGGGACAACCCGCGGCTGCTGGTCGGCAGTGACACTCGCCGGGCCCATCGGATCGCCGCGGGGAAACCGGAATTCCCGGTGAAGATCGTCGTCACCGCGACGGGCGAACTGGATCCGGAGCTGCGCTTCTTCCACACCGGCGGCGACAAGCTGGTCTACACCACCGACCGTGGTGCGGCACGGAGCGCGGGGCCGCTCGCGGGGCTGGCCGAGGTCGTATCCCTCGGTGCGAGTGTCGATTTCGGTGCGTTGCTCGAAGATCTGGGCAGGCGCGGCGTGGGGCGGTTGATGGTGGAGGGCGGCGGCCACATCCACACCGCCTTCCTCGCCACCGATCTCGCCGACGAACTGCTGATGGCCGTGGCGCCGGTGCTGGTCGGTGATTCCGCCGCGCCGCGATTCCTGCGCCCGGCCGACTTCCCCGGCGGACCGCGGCGCAGAATGGAATTGGCGGACGTCGCCCGCGTCGGTGACGTGGCGCTACTGCGTTATCTGCCGAAACAACGGGCAGCACCGGGAACGCCACAGTGA
- a CDS encoding rhomboid family intramembrane serine protease gives MNPQPPAPTCYRHPDRSTGLACTRCGRSACPECLRPASVGQHCLDCLRQGQADVRPVRTVAGAPAVQRSVPYVTYLLIAVNVAVFAITAAQANSVAENQRSRLFFDWVLQPPAVADGEWARVLGSGFLHYGPIHLLVNMFALYILGRDCEMVLGRLRFVTVYLASLLGGSAAVMWLAQDTSTAGASGAIYGLFGAMTVILLRLRQSPVQMLVLIAINVLISVSLPGISLWGHLGGLAAGTLATGGILFLPQWLRAGTPEAARTIGWTAAAGVAVIALLLIVAAAAELA, from the coding sequence GTGAATCCCCAGCCGCCCGCACCGACCTGCTACCGCCATCCCGATCGCAGCACCGGATTGGCCTGCACCCGGTGCGGCCGGTCGGCCTGCCCGGAATGCCTGCGCCCGGCCTCGGTGGGCCAGCACTGCCTGGACTGCCTACGGCAAGGGCAGGCGGACGTGCGCCCGGTGCGTACCGTGGCGGGCGCGCCCGCGGTACAGCGGTCGGTCCCGTACGTGACCTACCTGCTGATCGCGGTGAACGTCGCGGTCTTCGCGATCACCGCGGCGCAGGCGAACAGCGTCGCGGAGAATCAGCGCTCGCGGCTGTTCTTCGACTGGGTGCTGCAACCGCCTGCGGTGGCCGATGGCGAGTGGGCGCGGGTGCTCGGGTCCGGATTCCTCCACTACGGCCCGATTCACCTGCTGGTCAACATGTTCGCGCTCTATATCCTGGGTCGCGACTGCGAGATGGTGCTCGGCCGCCTGCGGTTCGTCACCGTCTACCTGGCCTCGCTGCTGGGTGGTTCGGCGGCGGTGATGTGGCTGGCCCAGGACACCTCGACGGCCGGCGCCTCCGGGGCGATCTACGGCCTGTTCGGCGCGATGACGGTGATCCTGCTGCGGCTGCGGCAGAGCCCGGTCCAGATGCTGGTGCTGATCGCGATCAACGTCCTGATCAGCGTGTCGCTGCCGGGCATCTCGCTGTGGGGACACCTCGGCGGCCTCGCCGCGGGCACCCTGGCCACGGGCGGGATCCTCTTCCTGCCGCAGTGGCTGCGCGCCGGGACCCCGGAGGCCGCCCGCACCATCGGCTGGACAGCGGCGGCCGGTGTCGCGGTGATCGCGCTGCTGCTCATCGTCGCCGCGGCGGCCGAACTGGCCTGA
- a CDS encoding nuclear transport factor 2 family protein has translation MTVDNELSRTEINRRTVLELYRRFNAGDLDGAFELVHEDFVTHNPRVPHDPAASTGKQAFRNFFGTPAGRALAAAPQEVVRVAADDELVAVHVRLTVGGAENAVVDLLRLRDGLLVEHWDVVQPVPDRLPHPHGML, from the coding sequence ATGACCGTCGACAACGAGCTGTCCCGCACCGAGATCAACCGCCGGACCGTGCTGGAGCTCTACCGCCGTTTCAACGCCGGTGACCTGGACGGCGCCTTCGAGCTGGTGCACGAGGACTTCGTCACGCACAATCCGCGGGTGCCGCACGACCCGGCGGCGAGCACCGGCAAGCAGGCCTTCCGGAACTTCTTCGGCACCCCGGCCGGGCGGGCGCTGGCCGCGGCACCGCAGGAGGTGGTGCGCGTGGCCGCCGACGACGAGCTGGTCGCCGTGCATGTGCGGCTCACCGTGGGCGGGGCCGAGAACGCGGTGGTCGACCTGCTGCGGCTGCGCGACGGCCTGCTCGTCGAACACTGGGATGTGGTGCAGCCGGTGCCCGACCGGCTGCCCCATCCGCACGGAATGCTCTGA
- a CDS encoding PH domain-containing protein, whose product MTASDSTSRLTWSTPPAALAVTALGGVALVAAAVFTGDAPSRLLVGIAAVLLLGLTALGLRQRPRLTVVPGTPPALIVRGLLGPVAYPPERILRARVVGFRRLGRKVPNLELDVEHDGHDRLLIFGRWDLGTHPQDVLDAMIVHGLTRGD is encoded by the coding sequence GTGACCGCATCCGACTCGACGTCCCGACTCACCTGGTCCACTCCCCCGGCCGCGCTCGCGGTGACGGCGCTCGGCGGGGTGGCGCTCGTGGCGGCGGCCGTCTTCACCGGTGACGCGCCGAGCCGGTTGCTGGTCGGGATCGCCGCGGTGCTGCTGCTCGGTCTGACCGCGCTGGGACTGCGCCAGCGGCCGCGGCTGACCGTCGTCCCCGGGACACCGCCCGCGCTGATCGTGCGCGGGTTGCTCGGACCGGTGGCGTATCCGCCGGAGCGGATTCTGCGTGCCCGGGTGGTGGGTTTCCGGCGGCTCGGGCGCAAGGTGCCCAATCTGGAGCTCGACGTCGAACACGACGGACACGACCGGTTGCTGATCTTCGGCCGCTGGGATCTCGGCACTCATCCCCAGGACGTACTGGACGCGATGATCGTGCACGGCTTGACCCGCGGCGACTAG
- a CDS encoding adenylate/guanylate cyclase domain-containing protein: MASAELSKLVQSVVEPYLLHGPRRYTREDVSRQSGVPPELTRRLWISLGFPANPDDEAIEYTDADVQAVNNFQSLAALASTDLRQQSGAARTLGQAMARLAEWQVDLVAEEIVDRIRAITAADPTADEVTVAQEATEEVVSTLQELQAYAWRRHLAAALARSLDGDGSGDTLREVAVGFADMVGYTRLTRHLDPDELTRLLESFETITTDAITAHGGWVIKNVGDEVMFAAESAVVGARIALAIQDATLSAGTTPELRVGLAYGEVLQRFGDLYGSVVNTAARLTGVARPGTVLIDDGAAARLSGEREFALRHLRSVRVRGFNRLRSHVLRRA, from the coding sequence ATGGCCTCCGCGGAGTTGTCGAAACTGGTGCAGTCGGTGGTGGAGCCGTACCTGCTGCACGGGCCGCGCCGATATACCCGCGAGGACGTCTCGCGGCAGTCGGGCGTGCCGCCGGAGCTGACCCGCAGACTGTGGATATCGCTCGGCTTCCCGGCCAATCCGGACGACGAGGCGATCGAGTACACCGACGCGGATGTGCAGGCGGTCAACAACTTCCAGAGCCTGGCGGCGCTGGCCTCGACCGATCTGCGGCAGCAGTCGGGCGCCGCGCGCACGCTCGGTCAGGCGATGGCGCGGCTGGCCGAATGGCAGGTCGATCTGGTGGCCGAGGAGATCGTGGACCGGATCCGGGCCATCACCGCCGCCGATCCCACCGCGGACGAGGTCACGGTCGCGCAGGAGGCGACCGAGGAGGTCGTCTCGACCCTGCAGGAGTTGCAGGCCTACGCGTGGCGCCGGCACCTGGCGGCGGCGCTGGCCCGCTCGCTCGACGGTGACGGCAGCGGCGACACGCTGCGGGAAGTGGCCGTCGGTTTCGCCGACATGGTCGGCTACACCCGGTTGACCAGGCATCTCGACCCGGACGAACTGACCCGGCTGCTGGAGTCGTTCGAGACGATCACCACCGACGCGATCACCGCGCACGGTGGCTGGGTCATCAAGAACGTGGGCGACGAGGTGATGTTCGCCGCCGAATCGGCGGTGGTGGGCGCCCGCATCGCGCTGGCCATCCAGGACGCGACGCTGTCCGCCGGGACGACGCCGGAACTGCGGGTCGGCCTCGCCTATGGCGAAGTGCTGCAACGGTTCGGGGATCTGTACGGGTCGGTGGTCAACACCGCGGCCCGGCTCACCGGCGTGGCCCGGCCCGGCACGGTCCTCATCGATGACGGCGCCGCCGCGCGGCTGAGCGGGGAGCGGGAGTTCGCACTGCGGCATCTGCGCAGTGTGCGGGTGCGGGGCTTCAACCGGCTGCGTTCGCACGTGCTGCGGCGCGCCTGA
- a CDS encoding peptidylprolyl isomerase — translation MTSPNQTAVATLHTTHGDIKISLFGNHAPKTVRNFVGLVDGSAAYTTKNASGGTSGPFYDGCTFHRVIDGFMIQGGDPTGTGRGGPGYEFGDEFHPELRFDRPYLLAMANAGPGTNGSQFFITLGPQSHLNRRHTIFGEVVDPDSRKVVDAIGATDTDRNDRPKEQVVISSITID, via the coding sequence GTGACCTCACCGAATCAGACCGCCGTGGCCACGCTGCACACCACACACGGCGACATCAAGATCTCGCTCTTCGGTAACCATGCCCCGAAAACGGTGCGCAACTTCGTCGGTCTCGTCGACGGCTCGGCGGCATACACGACGAAGAACGCCTCCGGCGGTACGTCCGGCCCGTTCTACGACGGCTGCACGTTCCACCGCGTGATCGATGGCTTCATGATTCAGGGCGGTGACCCGACGGGCACCGGTCGCGGCGGGCCGGGGTACGAATTCGGCGACGAATTCCACCCGGAGCTGCGTTTCGACCGCCCGTATCTGCTGGCGATGGCCAACGCCGGGCCGGGCACCAACGGTTCCCAGTTCTTCATCACGCTCGGCCCGCAGTCGCATCTCAACCGCCGCCACACCATCTTCGGTGAGGTGGTGGACCCGGATTCGCGCAAAGTGGTCGACGCCATCGGCGCCACCGACACCGATCGCAACGACCGCCCGAAGGAGCAGGTCGTCATCTCCTCCATCACCATCGACTGA
- a CDS encoding NAD(P)H-binding protein, protein MTNSNNTVLVLGGTGKTGSRVAAHLRERSIPVRLGSRSAQPPFDWNDRNTWAAALAGVSAVYIAYQPDLAAPGAPEAISALTAAARDSGVARLVLLSGRGEPEAAECEQIVRDSGLETTVLRCSWFAQNFSEGGFAEFVRSGEVALPAGDVPEPFIDADDIAAAAVAALTEDRHIGAVYELTGPRALTFAEAVGEIARATGRDIAYIPITRTDFVAALTTYEVPADEISLLDYLFGTVLDGRNSATADGVERILGREPRDFADYARATAAAGAWSAAPDPA, encoded by the coding sequence ATGACGAATTCGAACAACACAGTCCTCGTTCTCGGCGGCACCGGCAAGACCGGCAGCCGAGTGGCCGCGCATCTGCGCGAGCGGTCCATTCCGGTGCGCCTCGGATCCCGGTCCGCGCAACCGCCTTTCGATTGGAACGACCGCAACACCTGGGCCGCCGCGCTCGCCGGGGTGTCGGCCGTCTACATCGCCTATCAACCGGATCTCGCCGCGCCCGGCGCGCCCGAGGCGATCAGCGCGCTGACCGCCGCCGCGCGGGACAGCGGCGTCGCGCGGCTGGTGCTGCTGTCCGGACGCGGCGAGCCGGAGGCCGCGGAGTGCGAGCAGATCGTGCGCGACTCCGGCCTGGAGACGACCGTCCTGCGATGCAGTTGGTTCGCGCAGAACTTCAGCGAGGGCGGATTCGCCGAGTTCGTCCGGTCGGGCGAGGTGGCACTGCCCGCCGGTGACGTGCCCGAGCCGTTCATCGATGCCGACGACATCGCGGCGGCCGCGGTCGCCGCGCTGACCGAGGACCGGCACATCGGCGCGGTGTACGAACTCACCGGACCCCGGGCCCTGACCTTCGCCGAGGCGGTGGGCGAGATCGCCCGGGCGACCGGTCGCGACATCGCCTACATACCCATCACGCGCACCGATTTCGTTGCGGCACTGACCACTTACGAGGTGCCCGCCGACGAGATCAGCCTGCTCGACTATCTCTTCGGCACCGTGCTGGACGGCCGCAACTCGGCCACGGCGGACGGCGTGGAACGCATCCTGGGCCGCGAACCCAGGGACTTCGCGGACTACGCCCGGGCGACCGCCGCCGCCGGGGCGTGGTCCGCCGCGCCTGACCCGGCATAG
- a CDS encoding TetR/AcrR family transcriptional regulator has translation MARTRDTRIDDAILTATVDLLGAVGYREFTMGAVAARAGVHRPAVYRRWPSKRHLVVEAVARQLGVTPTPDTGDLRRDLVTGISTLVRALAGTALGRALPALVADLASDPELAAEFRRRVFDPRRETTAAALRSAMARGEIAPDTDMDFVLDALAAPLYYRVLFGHLPLTERLAEQSVDTVLAALRPE, from the coding sequence ATGGCCCGGACCCGAGACACCCGCATCGACGACGCGATCCTCACCGCGACGGTCGACCTGCTCGGCGCGGTCGGGTACCGGGAATTCACCATGGGCGCGGTGGCCGCCCGGGCGGGGGTGCACCGTCCGGCGGTGTATCGGCGCTGGCCATCGAAGCGTCACCTCGTGGTCGAGGCCGTGGCCCGGCAGCTCGGCGTCACGCCCACGCCCGACACCGGTGATCTGCGCCGCGATCTCGTCACGGGAATATCGACCCTGGTCCGGGCCCTGGCCGGGACCGCCCTGGGCCGCGCGCTCCCGGCCCTGGTCGCCGATCTGGCCTCCGATCCGGAGCTGGCCGCGGAGTTTCGCCGCCGAGTCTTCGATCCGCGCCGCGAAACCACCGCCGCCGCACTGCGTTCCGCGATGGCCCGGGGCGAGATCGCTCCGGACACCGATATGGATTTCGTCCTCGACGCGCTGGCCGCTCCCCTGTACTACCGCGTCCTGTTCGGTCACCTGCCGCTCACCGAGCGCTTGGCCGAGCAGAGCGTCGACACGGTCCTCGCCGCGCTGCGCCCGGAATAG
- a CDS encoding aminodeoxychorismate/anthranilate synthase component II: MRVLVVDNYDSFVFNLVQYLGQLGAEATVWRNDDPQLANIDEVVTRFDGVLISPGPGTPDRAGKSIDLVHACAGHRVPLLGVCLGHQAIGAAFGATVTRAPELLHGKTSSVFHVGAGVLAGLPDPFTATRYHSLTVLEETLPADIEVLGRTESGIVMAMRHRTLPVHGVQFHPESVLTQGGHRMLANWLEVCGERPAEHLVEQLEAEVAALV; the protein is encoded by the coding sequence ATGCGTGTACTGGTCGTCGACAATTACGACAGCTTCGTCTTCAACCTGGTCCAATACCTGGGCCAGCTGGGCGCCGAGGCGACCGTGTGGCGCAACGACGACCCGCAACTGGCGAATATCGATGAGGTCGTCACCCGCTTCGACGGCGTGCTGATCAGTCCCGGCCCCGGCACCCCCGACCGGGCCGGGAAGAGCATCGATCTGGTGCACGCGTGCGCCGGGCATCGGGTCCCGCTGCTGGGTGTGTGCCTCGGGCACCAGGCCATCGGCGCCGCGTTCGGCGCGACCGTGACCCGGGCGCCGGAGTTGTTGCACGGCAAGACCAGTTCGGTATTCCACGTCGGCGCGGGGGTGCTGGCCGGGTTGCCGGACCCCTTCACCGCGACCCGCTACCACTCGCTGACCGTGCTCGAGGAGACGCTGCCCGCCGATATCGAGGTCCTCGGCCGCACCGAGAGCGGCATCGTCATGGCGATGCGGCACCGCACCCTGCCCGTCCACGGCGTGCAGTTCCACCCGGAGTCGGTGCTCACCCAGGGCGGGCACCGGATGCTGGCGAACTGGCTGGAGGTCTGTGGCGAGCGCCCGGCGGAGCATCTGGTCGAGCAGTTGGAGGCGGAGGTCGCGGCGCTGGTATGA